A part of Saccharomonospora amisosensis genomic DNA contains:
- a CDS encoding Vgb family protein encodes MPDLSTVSIVEFPVDAAGPYGIAVGGDDAVWFTYVHDGRIGRLAGNGQHTSYRLETPSGRPSIITAGPDGALWFTESHAHRIGRISTDGAITGFAVPTADAGPFGITQGPDGALWFTEPHADRIGRISTDGAITEFPLPSSGTFPAMITAGCDGALWFTLNQADAVGRITTEGKVDIHPLPTSGAGPVGITTGGNGALWFVEIVAGQLGRITVDGAITEFPLPDREGRPHAITSAADGSCWFTEWGANRVGRVGADGHITEYALPARFSEPHGIAAGRDGALWVALESGAIARVDDSAV; translated from the coding sequence TTGCCCGACCTCAGCACGGTGTCCATCGTGGAGTTTCCCGTGGATGCCGCGGGGCCGTACGGGATCGCGGTCGGCGGTGACGACGCGGTGTGGTTCACCTACGTCCATGACGGCCGGATCGGCAGGCTGGCAGGCAACGGTCAGCACACCTCCTACCGGCTGGAAACGCCGTCGGGGCGGCCGTCGATCATCACGGCCGGGCCGGACGGCGCGCTGTGGTTCACCGAGTCGCATGCCCACCGCATTGGCCGCATCAGCACCGACGGCGCCATCACGGGGTTCGCCGTGCCCACGGCCGACGCGGGCCCGTTCGGCATCACGCAGGGTCCGGATGGCGCGCTGTGGTTCACCGAGCCGCACGCCGACCGCATTGGCCGCATCAGCACCGACGGCGCGATCACAGAGTTCCCGTTGCCGAGTTCCGGCACCTTCCCCGCCATGATCACCGCTGGCTGTGACGGCGCGCTGTGGTTCACGCTCAACCAGGCGGACGCGGTCGGCCGCATCACCACCGAGGGAAAGGTCGACATCCACCCGCTGCCAACGTCCGGCGCGGGCCCGGTCGGCATCACCACCGGCGGCAACGGCGCGCTGTGGTTCGTGGAGATCGTCGCGGGTCAACTGGGACGTATCACCGTCGACGGCGCGATCACGGAGTTCCCGCTGCCCGATCGTGAGGGCCGGCCGCACGCGATTACCTCGGCGGCGGACGGCAGCTGCTGGTTCACCGAGTGGGGCGCCAACCGGGTCGGCCGCGTCGGAGCCGACGGCCACATCACCGAATACGCCCTGCCCGCCCGGTTCAGCGAGCCGCACGGCATCGCGGCGGGGCGGGACGGCGCGCTGTGGGTGGCGCTGGAAAGCGGCGCGATCGCCCGGGTCGACGACTCTGCTGTATAA
- a CDS encoding DUF2231 domain-containing protein — protein MNLNRMLRKAESVTLFDRSSTKLTRAVHNVLAGTRTDAALRGSWLGHPLHPLVVTVPIGAWVCSAALDLTGQRDAARELVGIGLALTPPAVAAGVADLSHMSLTQRRVGALHAAANTVAAACYLVSHRRRAAGAHTAGMVWGMLGLLAVGVGGALGGHLTYALGAGVHQWQGGPGPDH, from the coding sequence ATGAACCTGAACCGGATGTTGCGCAAGGCCGAATCGGTCACCCTGTTCGACCGGTCGTCCACGAAACTCACGCGAGCCGTGCACAACGTGCTGGCGGGCACCCGAACCGACGCCGCGCTGCGCGGTTCCTGGCTCGGCCACCCGCTGCACCCGCTGGTGGTCACGGTGCCCATCGGTGCGTGGGTCTGCTCGGCCGCACTGGACCTCACCGGGCAACGGGACGCGGCGCGCGAACTCGTGGGCATCGGGCTGGCTCTCACGCCGCCCGCCGTGGCCGCCGGCGTCGCCGACCTTTCTCACATGTCGCTGACACAGCGGCGGGTCGGCGCGCTGCACGCCGCGGCCAACACGGTCGCGGCGGCCTGCTACCTGGTGTCGCACCGGCGCAGGGCGGCGGGCGCCCACACCGCCGGCATGGTGTGGGGAATGCTGGGCCTGCTCGCGGTCGGCGTGGGTGGTGCGCTCGGCGGTCATCTGACCTACGCGCTCGGCGCGGGCGTGCACCAATGGCAGGGCGGGCCAGGACCGGACCACTGA
- a CDS encoding phytoene desaturase family protein yields MDTVDAVVIGAGPNGLVAANLLADAGWEVLVLEATDQPGGAVRTAELTEPGFAHDEFSAFYPLAAASPILTALGLTAYGLRWRHAPAVLAHVLPDDRCAVLHRRVEDTMASLSAFHAGDGEAWHAQFAAWSRMREPLLSALFTPFPPVRSGLRLARTLGAAQGLRFARMLTMPSAAAAEETYGGDGARLLLAGNALHADLGPEQAGGAVFGWLLCMLGQDVGFPVPHGGAGMLTRALVRRLTALGGRLECEREVTGVLTARGRAVGVIDVSGTRVRASRAVLADVPAPVLYRRLVGPDRLPARLLADLERFHWDAATVKIDWALSGPIPWRNPEAAAAGTVHLDNDLAGLTRYSADLATGTVPDHPMLILGQPCRADPSRAPRGGEVAWAYTRVPRAAALDGDRLRRFADHVQGIVERHAPGFSGRVLGRHVAGPAQLRRANPNLVGGAINGGTAAIHQQLLFRPVPGLGRADTPIDRLYLASASAHPGGAVHGGPGANAARAALVRAGLGGRLYRGVVAALQEAVHAG; encoded by the coding sequence GTGGACACAGTCGACGCCGTGGTGATCGGCGCGGGGCCCAACGGCCTGGTGGCGGCGAACCTGCTCGCGGACGCGGGCTGGGAAGTGCTCGTGCTGGAGGCCACCGACCAGCCGGGCGGCGCGGTTCGCACCGCGGAACTGACCGAGCCGGGCTTCGCGCACGACGAGTTCAGCGCCTTCTACCCGCTCGCCGCCGCCTCACCGATCCTGACCGCGCTCGGGCTCACCGCGTACGGCCTGCGCTGGCGCCACGCCCCGGCGGTGCTCGCCCACGTGCTGCCCGACGACCGCTGCGCCGTCCTGCACCGTCGCGTCGAGGACACGATGGCGTCGCTCTCGGCATTCCACGCCGGGGACGGCGAGGCCTGGCACGCCCAGTTCGCCGCCTGGTCGCGGATGCGGGAGCCGTTGCTCTCCGCGCTGTTCACGCCGTTCCCGCCGGTGCGCTCCGGGCTGCGGCTGGCCCGCACGCTTGGCGCGGCGCAAGGGCTGCGATTCGCCAGGATGCTCACCATGCCCTCGGCCGCCGCCGCCGAGGAGACCTACGGCGGCGACGGCGCCAGGCTGTTGCTGGCGGGCAACGCACTGCACGCCGACCTCGGGCCCGAACAGGCGGGCGGCGCGGTGTTCGGCTGGTTGCTGTGCATGCTCGGGCAAGACGTCGGGTTCCCGGTTCCGCACGGCGGAGCGGGAATGCTCACCCGCGCACTGGTGCGGCGGCTCACCGCCCTCGGCGGCAGGCTGGAGTGCGAAAGAGAGGTCACCGGAGTGCTCACCGCGCGCGGCCGCGCGGTCGGTGTGATCGATGTCTCGGGTACCCGGGTGCGGGCCAGCCGGGCGGTACTGGCCGACGTGCCCGCACCGGTGCTGTACCGGCGGCTCGTCGGCCCCGACCGGCTACCCGCACGGCTGCTCGCCGACCTGGAGCGATTCCACTGGGACGCCGCCACCGTGAAGATCGACTGGGCGCTGTCGGGCCCGATCCCATGGCGAAACCCCGAGGCCGCGGCCGCGGGCACGGTGCATCTCGACAACGACCTCGCCGGACTCACCCGCTACAGCGCCGACCTGGCCACGGGCACGGTGCCGGACCATCCGATGCTCATTCTCGGGCAGCCATGCCGGGCCGATCCCTCCCGTGCGCCGCGCGGCGGCGAGGTCGCCTGGGCCTACACCCGCGTTCCGAGGGCCGCCGCGCTCGACGGAGACCGGCTGCGCCGCTTCGCCGACCATGTGCAGGGCATCGTGGAACGGCACGCGCCGGGGTTCAGCGGCCGCGTCCTCGGCAGGCACGTCGCGGGCCCGGCGCAGTTGCGGCGGGCGAACCCGAACCTGGTCGGTGGCGCGATCAACGGCGGGACCGCCGCCATCCATCAACAGTTGCTCTTCCGCCCCGTGCCGGGCCTCGGCCGCGCCGACACCCCGATCGACCGGCTGTATCTGGCCAGCGCTTCGGCTCATCCCGGCGGCGCCGTGCACGGCGGTCCCGGCGCCAACGCCGCGAGGGCCGCGCTGGTCAGGGCCGGACTGGGCGGGCGGCTGTACCGCGGCGTGGTGGCCGCACTGCAGGAGGCCGTCCACGCCGGTTGA
- a CDS encoding thiamine pyrophosphate-requiring protein translates to MAETVADYVLRRLREWDVEQVFSYPGDGINGIVAAFGAADNQPRFVQSRHEEMSALQAVGYAKFSGKVGVCLATSGPGAIHLLNGLYDAKLDHVPVVAIVGQTARSAMGGSYQQEVDLQALFKDVASEYLVEVNVAEQLPNALDRAVRTAQSRRAPTVMIIPADLQEEPYQPPRHEFKHVPSSEPSSARAIVTPAEDELARAADVLNEGSRVAILAGQGARNAAEELRQVAEVTGAGVAKALLGKDVLPDDLPYVTGSIGLLGTRPSYELMRDCDTLLIVGSNLPYSQFLPDFGSARAVQIDIDGSMIGMRYPTEVNLVGEAKSTLRSLLPLLRRKSDTAWRSTVEGNVDSWWRTMEQQAMLDAEPVNPIRVVHELSARAPHDAVFTADSGSSTNWYARNLRMRGRMRGSLSGTLATMGAGVPYAIGAKFAFPQRPVIALVGDGAMQMNGMAELITAARYRELWQDPRLVVCVFSNGDLNQVTWELRALGGAPKFEESQSLPVVSYADFARAVGLEGVAVSDPADLGAAWDRVLAADRPAVLDVRCDPEVPPIPPHATFEQVKSTTEALLKGDPNAWHILVQGTKTKAQEALPSVR, encoded by the coding sequence ATGGCCGAGACGGTCGCCGACTACGTGCTCCGGCGCCTGCGGGAATGGGACGTCGAGCAGGTCTTCAGCTACCCCGGAGACGGCATCAACGGGATCGTCGCCGCGTTCGGAGCCGCGGACAACCAGCCACGGTTCGTGCAGTCCCGCCACGAGGAGATGTCGGCGCTGCAAGCCGTCGGCTACGCCAAGTTCAGCGGCAAGGTGGGTGTCTGCCTCGCGACCTCCGGCCCCGGGGCGATCCACCTGCTCAACGGACTGTACGACGCCAAGCTGGACCACGTACCCGTGGTTGCCATCGTCGGGCAGACGGCACGCAGCGCGATGGGCGGCAGCTACCAGCAGGAGGTGGACCTGCAGGCGCTGTTCAAGGACGTGGCCTCGGAGTACCTGGTCGAGGTCAACGTCGCCGAGCAGTTGCCCAACGCGCTTGACAGGGCGGTGCGCACTGCCCAGTCCCGGCGCGCCCCGACCGTGATGATCATTCCCGCGGACCTGCAGGAGGAGCCCTACCAGCCGCCGAGGCACGAGTTCAAGCACGTCCCTTCCAGCGAGCCCAGCTCCGCCCGCGCGATCGTCACCCCTGCGGAGGACGAGCTGGCCCGAGCCGCCGATGTGCTCAACGAGGGCAGCAGGGTGGCCATTCTGGCGGGCCAGGGCGCGCGCAACGCCGCCGAGGAGCTGAGGCAGGTGGCCGAGGTGACCGGGGCCGGGGTGGCGAAGGCGCTGCTCGGCAAGGACGTGCTGCCCGACGACCTGCCCTACGTCACCGGTTCGATCGGCCTGCTCGGCACCCGGCCGAGCTACGAGTTGATGCGTGACTGCGACACGCTGCTCATCGTGGGCTCCAACCTGCCGTACAGCCAGTTCCTGCCCGACTTCGGCAGTGCGCGTGCCGTGCAGATCGACATCGACGGCAGCATGATCGGCATGCGCTACCCGACCGAGGTGAACCTCGTGGGCGAGGCGAAGAGCACGCTGCGTTCGCTGCTGCCGCTGCTGCGACGCAAGTCGGATACCGCGTGGCGTTCCACCGTCGAGGGCAACGTCGACTCCTGGTGGCGGACCATGGAGCAGCAGGCGATGCTCGACGCCGAACCGGTCAACCCCATCCGGGTGGTGCACGAACTGTCCGCGCGTGCGCCCCATGACGCGGTGTTCACGGCGGACTCGGGTTCCTCGACCAACTGGTACGCCCGTAACCTGCGGATGCGGGGCCGGATGCGTGGGTCGCTCTCGGGCACGCTCGCGACGATGGGCGCTGGGGTGCCGTACGCGATCGGCGCGAAGTTCGCCTTCCCGCAGCGGCCAGTGATCGCGCTGGTCGGTGACGGTGCCATGCAGATGAACGGCATGGCCGAACTCATCACCGCCGCCAGGTACCGGGAGCTGTGGCAGGACCCCAGGCTGGTGGTGTGCGTGTTCAGCAACGGCGACCTGAACCAGGTGACCTGGGAGCTGCGCGCGTTGGGTGGGGCACCGAAGTTCGAGGAGTCGCAGAGTTTGCCGGTGGTCTCCTACGCCGACTTCGCTCGCGCGGTCGGCTTGGAGGGGGTCGCGGTGTCCGATCCCGCCGACCTGGGTGCGGCATGGGATCGGGTGCTCGCCGCCGACCGGCCCGCCGTGCTCGATGTTCGCTGCGATCCGGAGGTGCCGCCCATCCCGCCGCATGCCACCTTCGAGCAGGTGAAGTCCACCACCGAGGCGCTACTCAAGGGCGACCCCAATGCCTGGCACATTCTGGTGCAGGGAACGAAAACCAAGGCGCAGGAGGCGCTGCCCTCGGTGCGGTGA
- the cysC gene encoding adenylyl-sulfate kinase — protein sequence MLPEIHGHRIEKERRMPPPTSPRLSRGVTVWLTGLPGAGKSTVARAVASLAGENVEVEVLDGDELRRTISSDLGFSRHDRDQQGRRVGYIAELLSRHRVLTLVPVIAPYAETRTAVRTHHEQRDTSFLEIHVSTPVEECARRDPKGLYARAAAGEIKGMTGVDDVYEQPLDPDLRIDTSDLTIEEAATAVLDLLRTRDLLTVASAEETGVVERTALSG from the coding sequence ATGCTGCCAGAAATTCACGGGCACCGGATCGAGAAGGAGCGTCGAATGCCACCACCCACCAGCCCGCGGCTGTCCCGCGGCGTGACCGTCTGGCTCACCGGCCTGCCAGGTGCGGGCAAGTCGACGGTCGCTCGCGCTGTCGCCTCGCTCGCGGGCGAGAACGTGGAGGTTGAGGTACTCGACGGCGACGAGCTGCGCAGAACGATCTCCAGCGACCTCGGCTTCTCCCGCCACGATCGCGACCAGCAGGGCCGCAGGGTCGGCTACATCGCAGAACTGCTGTCCAGGCACCGGGTGCTCACGCTGGTGCCGGTGATCGCACCCTACGCCGAGACCAGGACGGCCGTCCGCACTCACCACGAGCAGCGGGATACGTCCTTTTTGGAGATTCACGTCTCGACACCGGTGGAGGAATGCGCGCGGCGCGACCCCAAGGGCCTGTACGCGCGTGCCGCCGCGGGCGAGATCAAGGGAATGACCGGCGTCGACGATGTCTACGAGCAGCCACTCGACCCGGACCTGCGGATAGACACCAGTGATCTGACGATCGAGGAAGCGGCCACCGCGGTGCTGGACCTGCTGCGCACCCGGGACCTGCTCACCGTGGCGAGTGCCGAGGAAACCGGTGTTGTGGAGCGGACGGCGCTCAGCGGCTGA
- a CDS encoding (2Fe-2S)-binding protein, with translation MRVTIEINGRTVTDEVEDRTLLVHFVRENAGLTATNIGCDTTSCGACTVLLDGESVKSCTVLAAQADGHKVTTLEGLSGPDGEQHPLQRSFREQHGLQCGFCTPGMIMASASLLAHNPKPTRDEVREGLEGNLCRCTGYHNIVSAVIEASGQEVDR, from the coding sequence GTGCGCGTCACGATCGAGATCAACGGACGAACGGTAACCGACGAGGTGGAGGACCGGACGCTGCTCGTGCACTTCGTGCGCGAGAACGCCGGGCTCACGGCCACCAACATCGGCTGCGACACCACTTCCTGCGGTGCCTGCACCGTGCTGCTCGACGGCGAGTCGGTGAAGTCGTGCACCGTGCTGGCCGCGCAGGCCGACGGCCACAAGGTCACCACACTGGAGGGACTGTCGGGGCCGGACGGCGAGCAGCACCCGCTGCAGCGGTCCTTCCGCGAGCAGCACGGGCTGCAGTGCGGGTTCTGCACGCCAGGAATGATCATGGCATCGGCGTCGCTGCTGGCACACAACCCGAAACCCACCCGCGACGAAGTACGTGAGGGCCTCGAGGGCAACCTGTGCCGCTGCACGGGTTACCACAACATCGTCAGCGCGGTGATCGAGGCATCCGGTCAGGAGGTCGACAGGTGA
- a CDS encoding FAD binding domain-containing protein, with the protein MIPAPFSYRRAASVDEALAVLTEHGDDAKLLAGGHSLLPLMKLRLAAPELLVDISPIDELRYVRTDGDDVVIGAMSRYHDLQGDSVLREHAPLLAHVSGVVGDQQVRHRGTIGGSIAHADAAADLPAAVLACDGVLVARGPKGERRIPAAEFFVGPFTTSLEPDELLTEIRVRKQDGTGWGFEKFTRRAIDWAIVGVAVAGGSVALINMAGTPIRATATEEALAGGASNAEAARLAAEGTNPPDEAHASSRYRQHLAKVLAERALVQAATRG; encoded by the coding sequence GTGATTCCCGCTCCGTTCAGCTACCGGCGCGCGGCGTCGGTGGACGAGGCACTCGCGGTGCTCACCGAGCACGGCGACGACGCCAAGCTCCTCGCGGGCGGGCATTCGCTGCTGCCGCTGATGAAGCTGCGGCTGGCAGCGCCCGAGCTGCTGGTGGACATCTCGCCCATCGACGAGTTGCGCTACGTCCGCACCGACGGTGACGACGTCGTCATCGGCGCCATGTCGCGTTACCACGACCTGCAGGGTGACTCGGTGCTGCGCGAGCATGCGCCGTTGCTGGCGCACGTGTCCGGTGTGGTCGGTGACCAGCAGGTGCGTCACCGGGGCACCATCGGCGGTTCCATCGCACACGCCGACGCGGCCGCGGACCTGCCGGCCGCCGTGCTGGCGTGCGACGGCGTGCTGGTGGCGCGTGGCCCGAAGGGGGAGCGGCGGATTCCCGCGGCCGAGTTCTTCGTCGGCCCGTTCACGACCTCACTGGAGCCCGACGAGTTGCTCACCGAGATCAGGGTGCGCAAACAGGACGGGACCGGCTGGGGCTTCGAGAAGTTCACCCGGCGCGCCATCGACTGGGCGATCGTGGGTGTCGCGGTCGCGGGTGGCTCGGTGGCACTGATCAACATGGCGGGGACGCCGATCAGGGCAACGGCTACCGAGGAAGCGCTGGCGGGTGGCGCCTCCAATGCCGAGGCGGCACGGCTGGCGGCGGAGGGCACCAACCCGCCGGACGAGGCACACGCCAGTTCGCGCTACCGGCAGCATCTGGCGAAGGTGCTCGCCGAGCGCGCGCTGGTCCAGGCCGCGACCAGGGGCTGA
- a CDS encoding xanthine dehydrogenase family protein molybdopterin-binding subunit, which produces MSIVGTRVVRVEDEKLITTGGTYIEDLREEALTGAVHAMFVRSPIAHARITSIDTSEALAAPGVVAVYTAEDIDLAPGAAGPVAEPWLADGVVRYVGQPVALVLTQERYQLADAAELVDVDYEPLDAVASIDAALSDETVIFPEHGSNLMQEHGHEFDDNAFADCEVVITETIVNQRVAPAPLEVRGAACVWGEDGRLTFWPSTQNPQMARTIIAAGLGVGEESVHVITPDVGGGFGAKIGADPDAVVIAWASRKAGRAVRWSETRSENMTAMTHGRAQQNTVTVGGRRDGTILAFRLDIVQDAGAYPRTLFLPTLTELMASGVYHFPKVEARSRGVVTNTTPISAYRGAGRPEATAAIERAMDLFAAEIGMDPAEVRKVNFIRPDEFPYQTPTGAVYDTGEYAQALDKVLENAGYTELRAEQARRRDSGDPVALGLGLATYVEITGGDGGGESGRVDIHADGSVTAYTGSSPHGQGLDTTLAMLLSDQLGVPMDRITVRHGDTDEVPKGVGTFGSRSLQLGGSAVRQAADEVIERAKQVAAELLEASTDDMELNAEAGMWQVRGAPSSRTVTWAQVAEKAGEGQLSADVWFDKGTPTFPFGAHLAVVEVDTLTGKVVLRRLVALDDAGPVVNPVTFTGQRHGGLGQGAAQALLEVMNYDADGNPTTATLADYSFITATELPDFELLDMATPTDRNLLGVKGIGEAATIGSTPAVHNAVVDALSHLGVKHIDMPTTPMRVWQALARVREAD; this is translated from the coding sequence ATGAGCATCGTCGGTACCAGGGTGGTCCGCGTCGAGGACGAGAAGCTGATCACGACAGGCGGTACCTACATCGAGGATCTGCGCGAGGAGGCGCTCACCGGCGCCGTCCACGCGATGTTCGTGCGCAGCCCCATCGCGCACGCCCGTATCACGTCGATCGACACGTCGGAGGCGCTGGCGGCACCGGGAGTGGTCGCCGTCTACACCGCCGAGGACATCGACCTCGCGCCGGGTGCGGCGGGGCCCGTGGCCGAGCCGTGGCTGGCCGACGGGGTGGTGCGCTACGTCGGGCAGCCCGTCGCGCTCGTGCTCACGCAGGAGCGTTACCAACTCGCCGACGCCGCCGAGTTGGTGGATGTGGATTACGAACCGCTCGACGCGGTCGCCAGCATCGACGCGGCGCTGAGCGACGAGACCGTGATCTTCCCCGAGCACGGCAGCAACCTCATGCAGGAGCACGGGCACGAGTTCGACGACAACGCGTTCGCCGACTGCGAAGTGGTGATCACCGAGACCATCGTGAATCAGCGGGTCGCGCCCGCGCCGCTGGAGGTACGGGGCGCGGCGTGCGTGTGGGGAGAGGACGGCAGGCTGACCTTCTGGCCGTCCACCCAGAACCCGCAGATGGCGCGCACGATCATCGCGGCAGGCCTCGGCGTCGGTGAGGAATCCGTTCACGTGATCACGCCGGACGTCGGTGGCGGGTTCGGCGCCAAGATCGGGGCGGACCCCGACGCCGTCGTGATCGCCTGGGCCTCCCGCAAGGCGGGCAGGGCGGTGCGGTGGAGCGAGACCCGCAGCGAGAACATGACCGCGATGACGCACGGCCGTGCGCAGCAGAACACGGTTACCGTCGGCGGACGCCGCGACGGCACGATCCTGGCGTTTCGGCTCGACATCGTCCAGGACGCGGGCGCCTATCCGCGAACGCTGTTCCTGCCGACACTCACCGAACTGATGGCCTCGGGTGTGTACCACTTCCCGAAGGTGGAAGCCCGCAGCCGTGGCGTGGTCACCAACACCACGCCGATCTCCGCCTACCGGGGGGCCGGGCGGCCGGAGGCCACCGCGGCGATCGAACGCGCGATGGACCTGTTCGCCGCCGAGATCGGGATGGACCCCGCGGAGGTCCGCAAGGTCAACTTCATCCGGCCGGACGAGTTCCCCTACCAGACTCCGACCGGCGCGGTGTACGACACCGGCGAGTACGCGCAGGCACTGGACAAGGTGCTCGAGAACGCCGGCTACACCGAACTGCGGGCGGAGCAGGCGCGCAGGCGCGACAGCGGAGATCCGGTCGCGCTCGGCCTCGGCCTCGCCACGTACGTGGAGATCACCGGCGGTGACGGGGGAGGGGAGAGCGGCCGCGTCGACATCCACGCCGACGGTTCCGTGACCGCATATACCGGTTCCTCCCCGCACGGCCAGGGGCTGGACACCACGCTGGCCATGCTGCTGTCCGACCAGCTCGGCGTGCCGATGGACAGGATCACCGTCAGGCACGGCGACACCGACGAGGTGCCCAAGGGCGTCGGCACGTTCGGCTCCCGGTCGCTGCAACTTGGCGGGTCGGCCGTACGCCAGGCCGCCGACGAGGTGATCGAGCGCGCCAAGCAGGTGGCGGCCGAGCTGCTGGAAGCCTCCACCGACGACATGGAGCTCAACGCCGAGGCTGGCATGTGGCAGGTGCGCGGCGCGCCGTCGAGCAGGACGGTGACGTGGGCGCAGGTCGCCGAGAAGGCAGGCGAGGGGCAGCTGTCCGCGGACGTGTGGTTCGACAAGGGCACCCCGACCTTCCCGTTCGGGGCGCACCTGGCAGTGGTGGAGGTGGACACCCTCACCGGCAAGGTGGTGCTGCGCAGGCTCGTCGCCCTTGACGACGCGGGGCCGGTCGTCAATCCGGTGACCTTCACAGGTCAGCGGCACGGCGGGCTCGGGCAGGGAGCGGCGCAGGCGCTGCTGGAGGTGATGAACTACGACGCCGACGGCAACCCCACAACGGCCACGTTGGCGGACTACTCGTTCATCACGGCGACGGAGTTGCCGGACTTCGAGCTACTGGACATGGCCACCCCCACCGACCGCAACCTGCTCGGAGTCAAGGGCATCGGCGAGGCCGCGACCATCGGCTCCACACCGGCCGTGCACAACGCGGTGGTGGACGCGCTGTCGCATCTAGGGGTGAAACACATCGACATGCCAACTACGCCGATGCGGGTTTGGCAGGCACTGGCGCGAGTACGGGAGGCGGACTGA
- a CDS encoding bile acid:sodium symporter family protein: MAAQRGRLRRVADFAGRWFAVLVVLGGVAGLVIPEQAAAAADYIPLLLGVIMFGMGLTLRVADFALVLRRPWTVLLGLAAQFLIMPLAAWAISWVFGLSGLLLVGMVLVGAAPGGTASNVIVYLAKGDVALSVTMTSVATLLAPLLTPLLVLWLAGSDLPVGFWALFESIVQIVLVPVVAGLVVRALAARYVERVLPYLPLVSVTGIVVVVAAVVGANADVVTAGSALLVAAVVAHNAVGLVLGYLAATLTGLDESARRAVSIEVGMQNSGLSASLATTHFAPLAALPAALFSVWHNVSGSALATYWARKPARPRPGERATTGG; the protein is encoded by the coding sequence ATGGCCGCGCAGCGTGGCAGGCTTCGCAGGGTCGCCGATTTCGCCGGCCGCTGGTTCGCGGTGCTGGTGGTACTCGGCGGTGTCGCCGGACTGGTGATCCCCGAACAGGCCGCGGCGGCCGCGGACTACATCCCGCTGCTGCTCGGCGTGATCATGTTCGGGATGGGCCTCACCTTGCGGGTGGCTGACTTCGCTCTGGTGCTGCGTCGGCCCTGGACCGTGCTGCTCGGGCTGGCCGCCCAGTTCCTGATCATGCCGCTCGCCGCGTGGGCCATCAGTTGGGTGTTCGGGCTGTCCGGTCTGTTGCTGGTTGGCATGGTGCTGGTGGGCGCGGCACCCGGCGGCACGGCGAGCAACGTGATCGTGTATCTGGCCAAGGGCGACGTGGCGCTGTCGGTGACGATGACCTCGGTGGCCACGCTGCTGGCACCGCTGCTGACGCCACTGCTGGTGCTGTGGCTGGCGGGCTCCGACCTGCCGGTCGGATTCTGGGCGCTGTTCGAGTCCATCGTGCAGATCGTGCTGGTTCCGGTGGTCGCGGGGCTGGTCGTGCGCGCGCTGGCGGCGCGCTACGTGGAACGGGTGCTGCCCTACCTGCCGCTGGTATCGGTGACCGGCATCGTCGTGGTCGTCGCCGCGGTCGTGGGAGCCAACGCCGACGTGGTCACCGCGGGCAGCGCGCTGCTGGTAGCCGCGGTCGTGGCGCACAACGCCGTGGGGTTGGTACTCGGCTACCTCGCGGCCACATTGACCGGGCTGGACGAGTCCGCACGGCGAGCCGTCAGCATCGAGGTGGGCATGCAGAACTCCGGCCTTTCGGCCAGCCTCGCCACCACCCACTTCGCACCACTGGCGGCGTTGCCCGCCGCGCTGTTCTCGGTGTGGCACAACGTGTCCGGTTCGGCGCTGGCGACGTACTGGGCACGCAAGCCCGCTCGGCCGCGTCCGGGGGAACGCGCGACGACGGGCGGCTGA